In Candidatus Paceibacterota bacterium, the sequence GTGCGGCCCAGCTCAACGCCGGCGGTAGCGAGCACGGACGGCGGCGTTTCCCAGGGACGGTGCATCCACGCCGCGGGCAGCCGTGCCAGCTCCGGCACCCAGCGGCGGACATAGCCGCCGTTGGGGTCGAACTTCGCGCCCTGGTTCACCGGGTTGAAGATGCGGAAGAAGGGCGCGGCGTCGGCGCCGCAGCCGGCGGTCCACTGCCAGCCGAGGGTGTTGTTGGCCAGGTCGGCGTCCACGAGCGTGTCCCAGAACCAGCGGGCGCCTTCCTGCCAGGGAATGAGGAGGTTCTTGACCAGAAAGGAGGCCGCGACCATGCGGATGCGGTTGTGCATCCAGCCGGTGGACCAAAGCTCGCGCATGCCCGCGTCCACCAGCGGGTAGCCGGTCCGGCCGCGCTGCCAGGCGCGAAGCCACGTGGAGTTCTTTCGCCAGGGGAACCCTGCGAACTCAGGCCGGAGCGGCTGCTCCGGCGTGTGGGGAAAGTGGAACAGCAAGTGGTGCGCAAACTCGCGCCAACCCAGTTCGGTGAGGAATTGCCAGCGGCGCCAGACCGCCGCCGGCAGGGAGCGCGATTCCGCAAAGCCCTTCACCGCGTGCCATACCTGCCGCGGGCTGATCTCGCCAAAGTGCAAGTGCGCCGAGAGGCGCGAGGTGCCGGGTTGGTCGGGCCGGTTGCGGCCTTCATCGTAAGACTCGAGGTCCTGGCGCAGGAAACGCCGCAATTCAGCGTTCGCTCCAACGCTGCCCGGATGCCACGCGGCCCGCAATCCGTCTGTCCAACTGTGGGCAGCTTCCAGTCCCAGGACCATCAGGGGCAGAGACGTGGGTCGCCGGCTTGGCGGCATGAGCATTCGCGGCGCAGGCAGCGGGGCGGCAGGTTCGCCGGAGTTCAGGCACGTCCTCCAGAACGGGGTGAAGACCTGGA encodes:
- a CDS encoding deoxyribodipyrimidine photo-lyase yields the protein MKTAKAATGKTPAAIVWLRQDLRLADNPALQAACRHGGPVVPVFVWAPEEEGAWPPGSASRWWLHQSLEQLAAACDTAGSELVIRRGSSIAELRRVAKAAGANAVFWNRRYQPAALARDRQVEEALRTAGLQTESHNGALLHEPWTIQNKSGRPFQVFTPFWRTCLNSGEPAAPLPAPRMLMPPSRRPTSLPLMVLGLEAAHSWTDGLRAAWHPGSVGANAELRRFLRQDLESYDEGRNRPDQPGTSRLSAHLHFGEISPRQVWHAVKGFAESRSLPAAVWRRWQFLTELGWREFAHHLLFHFPHTPEQPLRPEFAGFPWRKNSTWLRAWQRGRTGYPLVDAGMRELWSTGWMHNRIRMVAASFLVKNLLIPWQEGARWFWDTLVDADLANNTLGWQWTAGCGADAAPFFRIFNPVNQGAKFDPNGGYVRRWVPELARLPAAWMHRPWETPPSVLATAGVELGRTYPRPIVSPFISRELALEAYQRMRRKPRIAGHQSPAD